Proteins found in one Oncorhynchus tshawytscha isolate Ot180627B linkage group LG25, Otsh_v2.0, whole genome shotgun sequence genomic segment:
- the LOC112236151 gene encoding hepatic leukemia factor-like, with amino-acid sequence MDKIVSRHLPGNPRFLPMSNHWVLKSLLENPMKLPLLLQQHEQQHEGFEKEQEKEKKLDEERSAPQSAFLGPTLWNKTLPYDGDNFQLEYMDLDEFLSENGLPSELAVSTHPNQYQSQSQHQTSIMSQALPPVIDLSNHASASTSVHTSMGAQNCLPSLARAALPSRNTPSPIDPESIQVPVSYVPDPADLVLSSVPGQEMFDPRKRKFAPEELKPQPMFKKARKVLLPDDLKDDRYWVRRKKNNVAAKRSRDARRLKENQIAIRAGFLEKENSALKMEVADLRRELGRTKNIVAEYQATQGPL; translated from the exons ATGGATAAAATAGTGTCCAGACATCTCCCGGGGAATCCAAGGTTTCTACCTATGTCGAATCACTGGGTATTGAAGTCTCTACTGGAGAACCCCATGAaactacccctcctcctccaacaACATGAACAACAACATGAAG GATTTGAGAAGGagcaagagaaggagaagaagttgGATGAGGAGAGGAGTGCCCCCCAGTCAGCCTTCCTGGGGCCCACGCTGTGGAACAAGACTCTCCCCTACGATGGAGACAACTTCCAGCTGGAGTACATGGATCTGGACGAGTTCCTGTCGGAAAACGGCCTCCCCTCTGAACTCGCCGTCTCCACCCACCCCAACCAGTACCAATCACAGTCCCAGCACCAGACGTCAATCATGTCACAAGCCTTGCCCCCGGTGATTGACCTTAGCAACCATGCCAGCGCATCAACGTCGGTACACACAAGCATGGGCGCACAGAACTGTCTCCCTAGCCTCGCCAGAGCAG CCCTGCCGTCCAGAAACACTCCCAGCCCCATCGACCCAGAGTCCATCCAGGTGCCAGTGAGCTATGTGCCTGACCCTGCTGACTTGGTTTTGTCCAGCGTACCGGGACAGGAGATGTTCGACCCCCGCAAACGCAAGTTCGCCCCCGAGGAGCTCAAACCACAGCCCATGTTCAAGAAGGCCCGCAAGGTGTTATTGCCAGATGACttgaag GATGACAGGTATTGGGTGAGGCGTAAGAAGAACAACGTGGCTGCCAAGAGGTCACGTGACGCCCGTCGACTCAAAGAGAACCAGATCGCCATTCGAGCCGGTTTCCTGGAGAAGGAGAACTCCGCCCTGAAAATGGAGGTGGCCGATCTGAGAAGAGAGCTTGGGCGCACAAAGAACATTGTGGCCGAGTACCAGGCCACACAGGGGCCTCTGTAA